The genomic DNA AATTCTGCACGGAGTGCTCGAACCCCATGCAGACCCTCAGCCAGAATGAGCGGAGTTCCCGCTTCGAGCCAGTCGACGCCTGCCCGCATCGCCAGATGAGCGGTTTCCAGTGCTTCTTCGATGTTCGTCAGGTCGAGTGAGATTTGTACGATTGGTTTCATGATGTCAGTTCTGAGATAGTTTTGGGACATTTTTAATGAGCATAAATCATCCATCCCCGATTTGTCGACTCAATGGACTGTGTGGCGGGTGCTTCCGCTAACGCGGAGCGCCTCCGCCACCCTTCGATCTTTGTATTGTCGACTGCTTCGTTGAAAGTAAATGACAAGGAATATGCTGAGTGGATTGAGAACGCATCCAGCTTTCCACTATTGTGTCAGTTTTCCCTAACTATTACTTACCACTTGCCAACCAGCAGATTCGTCTTGAACGAAATTACAACACGATATCGAGACGCTTTTCGAGCCGCCTTAATCGGCTTGGTCGTCAATCTGACTTTGGGGATTGTGAAAATGACTGCTGGCATGGTGGCGCGCTCGAGTGCTCTCATTGCCGATGCCGTCAATTCTCTGGGCGATGCCCTCACTTCACTGGCAGTATTGTATGGATTGCAAGTGGCTCAACGACCAGCTGATGCCGAGCATCCTTATGGTCACATGCGAGCTGAAGGAATTGCAGCGACAAATGTCGCGATCGGCATCATCATTTCCGCAGCGATTGTCGGTTGGGAAGCGATCATACGATTTGGCGAAATTGCACCTCGAACACCCTGGTGGGCAATTGCGATTGCCGGCGGAAATGTCGTGTTGAAAGAGTGGCTGTTTCAATACAAGTTACAAGTGGGAAAGCGGACACGGTCGGCTTCCATTATTGCGAATGCCTGGGATCATCGCAGTGATGCGCTCTGTTCGCTGGCTGTCCTGGCAGGATTGCTGATTATCCGTTGGGGTGGTCCAGGCTGGGTCGATGCGGTGGCAGCAATCATCGTTTCATTGGGAGTGATTGCATCCGGCATCCATTTGTTCCGCAGCAGTGCCAGTGAACTGATGGACGAGCAGGCCGACCCGCAATTTCTGGCATCGATCCATCAAACCGCATTATCGGTGACAGGAGTGGAAGAGATTGAAACCTTACTGGTGCGAAAAGTCGGACTGGAATACTTTGCGGATGTGCATATTGAAGTGAATCCCTCAATCACTGTCGACTTCGGGCACCGGATTGGTCATGATGTCAAAGATGAGCTTTTAAAGCAGCATCCTGAATTACGAGATGTCCTGATCCATCTGGAACCACATCGCGATCAGGCTGACTGATTACTCAATTTTATACGGCCTGTTCATCAAGGTTTGCGTCGCTTCGAAAGGTGATTTCTCTTCGAACAACACTCGATAGATCTCCTGAGAGATCGGCATATCGATATCGTTCTGATCGGAAATTTCCATGACCGCCTGAGTTGTTTTCACACCTTCAGCAACCGCATCCATCGATTCCAGGATCTGAGATAATGTTTCTCCTTCGCCCAGTCGACGGCCAACTAATCGATTGCGTCCGTAAGGACTGATACAAGTGGTAATCAAATCTCCAATGCCTGCCAAGCCGCTGAAGGTCGATTCTTCAGCTCCAAAATGAGCACCAAAGCGAGACATCTCAACGATTCCACGAGTCATTAAGGCCGACTTGGCATTGTCTCCAAAGCCGAGGCCATCGCAAATCCCAGCTGCGATGGCAATCACGTTCTTAACCGCACCTGCGACTTCAACGCCAATCAAATCGACATTGGCATAGACGCGAAATCGGTCGGTTGCAAACATGTTCTGGACACGTTTTGCGAGTGATAAATCTCCACTGGCTGCAACAACTGTCGCCGGCAGTCGACGGGCAATTTCTTCTGCGTGGCTCGGTCCGCCGACGGCGATTACAGAACGCGTACCGAGAACGTCCGTAATAATTTCACTGGGACGCTGATGAGTTTCCGGTTCCAGACCTTTTACAACGCTGATCGTAGGGCGATTGCTGTTGAGAGCCGGGGCGAGTTGATCGAGTGATGATCGCAGAAAGGCAGAGGGGATGGCAACGACCAGAAACTCGGCATCTGCGACCGCCTGTTCAATATCGCCAGTCACTTCGATTTCCTGTGGAATCTGAACGCCCGGCAACAGCCGTTTGTTTTCCCGCGTTTCTGTGATTTCCCGAGCGAGATCAGCACTCCGTAACCACATGGAGACCTGCTGATCCTGATGTTCGTTGAGCAGAATCGCACAGGCGGTCGCCATGGCACCACCGCCCAGAATTGCAATTTTCGTTGGCATGAGTCAAGCACTCCTCAAAGGTAATCGTGATTAGCACTGCTGTTCACGAATTCGATGTTCATTTTAGTTGTAGATAACTTATAAGCGGTTGCATGCCAACTGGCAATCCGACGTTATCCAGAAGATAATTCTTATCAATTATGACGTATTTGAGGAATATGCACTCTCTTAAAACTGATGTGCAGTTTCGCCTTCTATTTTTCGAGCAGGAATCCGCTCGAATGGGATTTCTGAACTACGGTTTAATGAACAATTTTGTTTAGCCCTCAGGATTCAAGTCTGCGGGACCATCCTGAATTTGTGGAGACTAGTATGGCAACTCTGTTTGGAAAACAAGAAGCGATTAAAGATCGCCGCTCAGAAAATCGCTCAGAAGATTACAGCGGGCCAAACCGCCGTCAATTTGGCGATTCTCGCGACAACACTCGCCCGGAAGTCGCTCAATTGGCTGACGCGGTTGATCAATACAAACTTCGCAACCGACGTCGTTTCATCACTTATGAAGAATTGTACGATGTGATGTACGAGTTGGGATATCGTCAATCGCTGAGCACCGAAATGTAATTCAGCATGTAGGACAGGCATTCTGCCTGTCCTACCGGCTTATTGACCAATCATTCGGGCAGCACGGGAAAAACCTGTGTCGTCACAAAGTACCGCTCTCCGTTGATCTCAACGATCAATGAAGGCGCCCAGCGTTCGATTTCTTTTCGCTGAGAATCCGACAAGGATTTACATGGCTGATAAAACGGCGTATTGGGTAACGCATCTCCCAGAATGCCCATCTCCTGAAGTGTCTGAAATCTTTCAGGAGTGACAAAGTCGGTGTATTTATAGGACGTCCGATATCGCAGAATTTCCTGCCAGTTGACGAGCACGTAGCTGAACTTGTTATCTGCAAAGATCTTTCGAATGTCCTCTGCTGGCTTATTCTTCCATTCCCCTTCGGGAATTTTCCGATCGACAATCCCCATCCACTCTGCGAACAGGGAGCGATCGAACACCGTGTTGTAACGATACGGGAAGGTTGCATCGAACAACTCGGCTTCACCTACGCTCAATAACGCTCCCTCCTTGTTTTTCATTATTTCATTGAGATAAACAACTTCAGGCGAAGTAATATTGGCTGTGATTTTTCGAGCGGCATTCAGATCAATCACATAAGCGTTGTAACCACATAGCTCAAGTGTGATAAAAGCCAGATTGAACAACATTGCTGGCGCTAATAACGCAATCAATCCGATGCGTGTGCGTTGCATCAGCCACCAGGCTCCCCATCCTGCAAGACAAGCCCCGACTGGTAGTAATGGAACCCAGAAACGGTCGATGCGATGTGTCAGCACCCACCAGGAGATCAGCAACCACAGTAAATAGAGACTCACCCATCGCACTTTCGGACTGCTTTTCAGGCCCGCTAGAATTCCGATTAAACCGAAACCCAGAATCAATGGCGATTGCCAATCGTTCACGGCAAAAACATCGACCACACTTGTGAAAAAATGAGTGATTTTGTGATGATCAGGACTGTGAGCCGCTTTCCATTTGACGTTCATTGCGTCATCCCAGTCGGCTCCTCCAATGACGGAGTACAATAAGGGATAAACGGGATTCCCAGTCTCTGCCATGTTCTTGGCCATCCACGGGCCAAACGTGATCACTGTTCCCAGCACAAAGGCGCCTGCTCCACTGAGTAATTCGATCGGCTTCCGTTGACCTGCCTTAACAGCCAGAAGATAGGCGCCCAGCAGGAACAGTGAGATTGGCAGAGTGACGGAAATCAAGCCGGGATATTTGCACGAAATCGCACTTCCGGCCAGCAAACCTGTGACCAGAAACCAGCGAGTTGGAGTCGGTTTCTTTTTCAAGAGTGAGATCGCAACCATCGTCGCCAGCAGAGTCGCAGCGACATACAGACAAAGTCCCCCTTCTGTGTAGGCAATGATGGAAATGCGATAGGTCCAGGGAATCGTCAGATAAATCATCGCTCCCAGCCAGCCGGCAGTGGGCGTGGCAGAACGACGGATGATGGTGTAAACGAGCAAAGCCGTCAGGGGAGCGAAACCTGCCAGAATTGTTTTTCCGGCGACTGCTCCCCAATACCAGTTCCCATATAAAACCATGCCGGTCAGCGTGAGCATCTCCGTGAGAAATGGGAAGCTCGTATAAACATTGTGCGGCAGCATGTGAATGGAGCCCGACTGGTAGAACTCTTTGGGACCACCGAAGTGGTACTCTTTGACATCGAAATCGACAGAGGGCAACATCGCTCCCAGAAAAATCGCGATGAGAAAGGGAACGATCACAATTGTGCCCCAGACTCGAATCGAATTTAGAGTCAACGTTTTCTGAGAGAGTTTGTGATTCTGCAATAAAACCCAGGCTTTCATCCGCGAGATCCAAGCCGAGAATCCTCCCAGGCTTCGCGCATGCACCATTGCCCAGAACAGTAGAATTATCATATAAGCAATTCCGAAAGCGATCCGATTCAAACCACCCAGCATACCCAGCCCGAGTGTGAGCAGAGAGAGTCCGGAAAGTCCAACGGCCAGGCTCAGTCCATGCCATTCTGCTCGACCAATGCTGCGGATTTTCAATCCGAGTGCATGGAACAAACCTGTCCCCAAACAATAGGCCAGCCCGTAAATTAAGATGGCGATAAGCAGAAACGGAATCCGTTGAGGTAAGTACGGCAAGCCCGCCGGAGCGGCATTCTTGTCCCGAATGGGAAGCAAATCATCCAGCAAGACTTGCGGCACAAATTCCCAGATCAACCAGCGATCTGGACGAGTCCCATCAGCCAGCTGCTGAGCGTTTGGTAAGGTTTGCGAGTAAAAGTAAGTGTAGAAGCCCAGGATCCATACAATAGCCAAAAAAACCGGCAACCACTTTCGCCAGACTGAGGGCGAGTGATTCTCTGATTCCTCTGGAGGAGCCTCATTTTTGCGTGCAGATGACATACGGTTTCGATTCCAAGGGATCTTTATTGAAAACGCTTCATTATAACAGCGAGCAGGTGGTGTGAAACCGAATCCCACTCAACTAAGCCAAACGCTTATGTGCTGATTATTACCGACAAGCCTTACAAGCACGAAACGCAAGCCAGTGAGTCAAAAACTCCAAACTCACTCACTCACTTGCTTGCGCGTCATGCTTGTATTTCAGTAATTCTTGAGGTGTCTAAGTCATGTTCCGATTATGTTGCGTGAAAAATGGAGAGATAGGAAGGGAAGGCAATGTTGATTTCAAGAAGATTGAAGCTTTTTGATAGTGAACCTTATGTTAGTATTCTCCACAAGTTGACAAATCCGGAGATTCAATCAGACTGTTATCACTCTTATGTGTCTTTCTGATCAGACAGACAGCTAATAGTGATATGTTTTATGAGTTCGCCATGAATCTCCTGGCGAGACCAATACGGCAAGAATGGACATTGCAGATCGAGAATAGGATTAAGCACATGGCAGATGAAGCATCCCCGGTAGAAGCAGGACAGGCAGCAGCGGAACAGCAACAGATTCGAATCGATATTGATGATTCCAATGTCGAAGCGATTTACGCGAATATGTGCCGGGTCTCAAGTACTCCTGAGGAACTGATCCTCGATCTGGCTTTGAATCCGAATCCTGTGGGCAATCCCCCTGAAAAGATTCGCGTATCACAGCGAGTGATCCTGAATCACTTCACCGCCAAACGACTCGTCTCTTTGCTCGCTTCAGCGGTGCAGCGTCACGAGCAGACTTTTGGCGTACTGGAAACCGATGTTCGCAAACGAGTTAAGAATCAACCATCAAAGTAATTTGTGGATTGATCTCATTGAGTCAACCCGTGCCATTTCTGGTACGGGTTTTCTTTTGTATATTGCGATAACGAGACTATTCTCCCAGGAATTCCATTTCAACTTCTCATCACCTGTGTAGAATGGGATTTTCAACTCGACTTCTGAGTCTTATCTCTTATTGATCCCTCTGGACGATAATCACTCTTTCAAAGGCTGTTATTGTGGAGAGTGCGACCCTCTCGCCGACAACTCCTGACGAAAACCCTGACCGCACCAAGCCGACGAAAACTGTTCGCTTTGCGGCAAACATCCTTCAGCGCTCTCATGAGTTGAAGGATCTTCCCAGCGAAGATATCCCTCGGCTGATCCGAGGCTTACGGCATCGTGTTGAAAGTGGGGAATCATTCGCGAGTGTGCAGGACGAAGCCTTTACTCTTGCTTGTCTATCGATTCGTAGAACCTGCGGGTTCGATTTGCATCATGTGCAAATCCTCGGGGCTTCCAGCATGGCCCGGCATTCGATTTCAGAAATGCAAACGGGAGAAGGCAAAACCTTGACGGCTGTGTTGCCAGCAGTGTTGTTTTCTTTGGCAGGTCGAGGTGTGCATGTTGTGACCGTGAACGATTATCTGGCCGATCGCGATGCCACCGAACTGCGACCGATTTACGAACGCCTGGGTTTGTCGGTCGGCTGTGTCACCACCGATATGGAAGATGAAGCACGACGTCAGGCGTATTCTCGTGACATCACTTACGGCACCGCCAAGGAAATGGGTTTCGATTATCTGAGAGATCGTCTGCGTCTCGGAGCCGAACTTATTCACGAGGAAACTCGCAAAATCTTTCAGGAGGAAGGTGGTCTTGTTCAACGGAATCAATTCTGTGCCATCGTCGATGAAGCAGACAGTGTATTGATCGACGACGCCCGGACACCGCTTCTGATCGGAACCGCTCAGCCGGAATCTCCTCAGCGGGTTGCTCTATTTCGGTGGTGTTCACGAGCGATCCAGAAACTTGAATCTCATAAAGACTATATTGCCGACTCGAAGAAAAGGCAGGTTTTTCTTACAGATCCCGGTTGCAGAAAAGTGGTGCTGCTGGGAAAACCGCCTTTGATGGAGGCGGTGAATATGGAAACGATTTTCGAAAATATCGAACGGGCTCTGGAAGCGTATCTGTTTTATCAGCGAGACCGCCATTACACACTGCATGAAGATGAAGTCACGATTGTCGATGAATCGACCGGACGCTTAATGCCGGGGCGAAAATGGCAAAATGGATTACATCAGGCGATTGAAGCCAAAGAACATTTGCCGATCTCCTCCCCAACCAGCGATGCCGCTCGTGTTACAGTACAACGATTTTTTCAACAGTATCCCCAAAAATGCGGTATGACCGGAACGGCCTCAAATGCGAAGCGTGAATTTCGGAAAACCTATCGACTGGGCGTACAGCGAATTCCAACCAACTGCCCCTGTATTCGTAAAGGTTTGCCAACACGAGTTTTCTCCACTCAGGAGGCGAAAAATCAAGCCGTCATGAAGAGTCTCCAGGAATTGTTACAACAGGGGCGTGCCGTTCTGGTCGGAACTCCTTCTGTCGGTGCCTCGGAGCGTTTGAGTGCAGTACTTCATGAACATCAGATCGACCATGAAATTCTCAATGCTCGCTATCATGAAGTGGAGGCACAAATTGTCTCGCGTGCCGGGCAGTTGGGAGCGGTTACGATTGCGACCAACATGGCTGGTCGCGGAACAGACATCAAACTATCTCCTGAAGTTCAAGAGGCTGGTGGTTTGCACGTGATAGCGACCGAAATGCACAGTTCCGCCAGAATCGATCGACAGCTTGTTGGACGCTGTGCACGGCAGGGAGATCCTGGCACTTTTCAATTTTTCCTTTCCATGGAAGATGAACTTCTTAAGAACTTGCCCGCAGATCGAGTGAATAGAATTCGAAAGCAAGCCTCGCGTGCCAGCGTGGGAGAACTTCCTGCAAACTGGGCCAAACTCTTCAAACGGACACAACGTTTTCTCGAACGTAATCACTACAAGCAGCGGAAACAGATGATGAAACATGAAAAGAAACAGATGGAAACCTACCGGCGAATCGGCCTGAATCCGTACCTGGAAGCGACGGGAGGTTAAGAGCAGTTAGTCGATTGAAGTTTGTCTCAATCGTTTTGTCAGGAAACATAAAGTTAACAGTGAAATAATTAAAATATCCTGCAACTGTAGAGACCTGTCCTGCAGTGTTTGGATCCGAATTGTACGGCATCAAAAAAATGATCTTCCTTCCATAGACATTCCAATTTGCAATATCTCGTAGAATGCATCATCTTAAGTAGTTAAGAAGATCGAGGAAATGTTGTCTGTTCTGTATGCGATGAATGAATTGATTTTTTATGACTATGAATAATTCGAAACTCACAAAAATATTACTCATCGCGTTTGGTTTCGCGATATCTGGAGAGTTATCGATCGCGGAGGATCGAGAACGTATTTTAGTCGATAATTGTTCGATTGCTCCTTTGAATTCTGCCAAGATTGCCAGTGATCGGCCTGGAGTTCTCGAATTGATTTCGGTTGAGGAAGGGGATGAAGTTGATGCGAAGCAACAAATCGCTCGTTTGCGGGATGATGTCGCAACCGCGGCGGTTGAAATTTCCCGGAAACAGACCGAGAACGATATTGAAATAAGACTGGCTCAAAAAACAAGTGAAGTTGCAGCGGCGGAACTCGAACAAGCCGTACAGGCAAATTCAGATCCCAATCTGCAGGTTGTTACCCGATATGAAATCCGCCGCTTAAAACTTTCCGCTGAGCAAACTCAATTGCAAATAGAACAGGCTGAGCATGATTTCGCCGTGAAAAAACTCGAACTGATCGAATCGGAAGAACGCCTCAAAGAACATCAAATACTCACACCGATTTCAGGAATGGTGGTTCGTCGTTTCAAAACTAGTGGAGAAGCGGTTCAGCAGGGAACTGAAATCGCAGAAGTGGTGAATTTTCAAATTCTAAAAGTTGAAGGCTTTATCAATGTGGCTGACTCCTGGGAGATCTGTCAGGGGGATCCCGTTGTCGTGCGACTGGAAAGTCCGAATTTGTCGTCAAAAATCCGCGATATGACCTTCAACGGGAATATTCGTTTCATCGATGGAGCAGTCACTCCCGTCACCGAGAAAATACGTATCTGGGCGGAAGTTCGCAATGAGGGAAACAAGCTCAAACCAGGACTGCGAGCCACCCTGGAAATTATGCCTTCAACCAAACAGACAGACGAACTCTCCGAGTAGTGATCCCGAATGGATTGCAAAAATTAATAAGCCGCGTTTTGTTCGCATCCGCAGCACAATGAGGAATTTCCCAGTGAAACGCAGGCCAATCCAATATGATATTGAGTCAATAATAATTGAGAGTTGGATTGTGTGGAGTCATAAAACTGACCAAGGAACTGAACATGGATACGCTTGAGAATCTGGATGAATTTGAATCGATCTTTCGACGAGCGACAAAGCCGCAGTATGAGTATTTGAATATTGTGCCGCGATCGATTCTGATTGTGACAGATCAAGTCGATGAAAACCTGGAGTCTTTAATCGAGCAGTTGAAGACGTTTTCCAAGGCGTTTCGATCTGTGGAAAAGTGGGAGACTCTACGACTGGATGACCAATCGACAGTCGCCAAATTGGAAAGGCAACTCCTGGAACAATCTGCAGATATGATTGTGACGTGGCGACATCTATGTGAAAAATCGATTCGACCTCAGCACAGCCTTGGCGTGTATGTCGATGTTCTCACGCAGGTTCTTCCTGTGCCGATTTTACTATTACCTGGTAGTCGATTTGAGCCAGTTTCCCTGGAAGATCGCACATGCTCTAACGTCATCGTGGTAACCGATCATTTGAATGGTGACCATCGCCTCGTCAATTATGCAGCTGGTATGGTCAACAACGACGGTAAACTCATTCTCGGGCATGTTGAAGATGATCTTGTTTTTGGAAGATATCTCAAAGCGATCGAACAGATCCCCGAACTCAGTACGAACATTGCACGGGAAAAGCTTCTAGAGCAATTGATGCATGAAGCGAAACGCTATTCCGAAAGCGCAGCGGAAGTCTTGTCAAAAATTTCCCCGTCAGTTTCTGTGATTGCAGAAATTCAAATCGGGCATCGCCTGAAAACATATCGCGACCTGATTTCGAGCTATCGTGCCGACTTACTGGTCATGAACACCAAGGATGACGAACAACTGGCCATGCACGGCTTAGCCTATTCTCTGAGTGTGGAACTGATCGAAGTTCCTCAGTTGCTGCTATGATTTATTCATCATTAACGCGATACAAAAGAATTCATTCTCATAAACTAAATTCCAGTTGTCAGGAAATGTAAAAAAGCCGCACATCTTTCGATGTACGGCCCATTTGTATGATCAAAAACGATCAGTCTATTTTTGTAATTCGACGTCCCAGTAGGCGTCGCTGATAAACTTCGACCAGCTGCTGATGCGATGCTTGGGCATGCTGAAAAGATGCGTCCAACGTGGTCGGACAGGCTTCTGCATCAATTTCATATTCGCTTCAACAGGTGTGCGACCTCCCTTACGGGTATTGCACTGAATGCAGGCCAAAACACAGTTTTCCCAGCTGG from Rubinisphaera italica includes the following:
- a CDS encoding cation diffusion facilitator family transporter; its protein translation is MNEITTRYRDAFRAALIGLVVNLTLGIVKMTAGMVARSSALIADAVNSLGDALTSLAVLYGLQVAQRPADAEHPYGHMRAEGIAATNVAIGIIISAAIVGWEAIIRFGEIAPRTPWWAIAIAGGNVVLKEWLFQYKLQVGKRTRSASIIANAWDHRSDALCSLAVLAGLLIIRWGGPGWVDAVAAIIVSLGVIASGIHLFRSSASELMDEQADPQFLASIHQTALSVTGVEEIETLLVRKVGLEYFADVHIEVNPSITVDFGHRIGHDVKDELLKQHPELRDVLIHLEPHRDQAD
- a CDS encoding NAD(P)H-dependent glycerol-3-phosphate dehydrogenase, whose protein sequence is MPTKIAILGGGAMATACAILLNEHQDQQVSMWLRSADLAREITETRENKRLLPGVQIPQEIEVTGDIEQAVADAEFLVVAIPSAFLRSSLDQLAPALNSNRPTISVVKGLEPETHQRPSEIITDVLGTRSVIAVGGPSHAEEIARRLPATVVAASGDLSLAKRVQNMFATDRFRVYANVDLIGVEVAGAVKNVIAIAAGICDGLGFGDNAKSALMTRGIVEMSRFGAHFGAEESTFSGLAGIGDLITTCISPYGRNRLVGRRLGEGETLSQILESMDAVAEGVKTTQAVMEISDQNDIDMPISQEIYRVLFEEKSPFEATQTLMNRPYKIE
- a CDS encoding ArnT family glycosyltransferase translates to MSSARKNEAPPEESENHSPSVWRKWLPVFLAIVWILGFYTYFYSQTLPNAQQLADGTRPDRWLIWEFVPQVLLDDLLPIRDKNAAPAGLPYLPQRIPFLLIAILIYGLAYCLGTGLFHALGLKIRSIGRAEWHGLSLAVGLSGLSLLTLGLGMLGGLNRIAFGIAYMIILLFWAMVHARSLGGFSAWISRMKAWVLLQNHKLSQKTLTLNSIRVWGTIVIVPFLIAIFLGAMLPSVDFDVKEYHFGGPKEFYQSGSIHMLPHNVYTSFPFLTEMLTLTGMVLYGNWYWGAVAGKTILAGFAPLTALLVYTIIRRSATPTAGWLGAMIYLTIPWTYRISIIAYTEGGLCLYVAATLLATMVAISLLKKKPTPTRWFLVTGLLAGSAISCKYPGLISVTLPISLFLLGAYLLAVKAGQRKPIELLSGAGAFVLGTVITFGPWMAKNMAETGNPVYPLLYSVIGGADWDDAMNVKWKAAHSPDHHKITHFFTSVVDVFAVNDWQSPLILGFGLIGILAGLKSSPKVRWVSLYLLWLLISWWVLTHRIDRFWVPLLPVGACLAGWGAWWLMQRTRIGLIALLAPAMLFNLAFITLELCGYNAYVIDLNAARKITANITSPEVVYLNEIMKNKEGALLSVGEAELFDATFPYRYNTVFDRSLFAEWMGIVDRKIPEGEWKNKPAEDIRKIFADNKFSYVLVNWQEILRYRTSYKYTDFVTPERFQTLQEMGILGDALPNTPFYQPCKSLSDSQRKEIERWAPSLIVEINGERYFVTTQVFPVLPE
- a CDS encoding DUF3467 domain-containing protein gives rise to the protein MADEASPVEAGQAAAEQQQIRIDIDDSNVEAIYANMCRVSSTPEELILDLALNPNPVGNPPEKIRVSQRVILNHFTAKRLVSLLASAVQRHEQTFGVLETDVRKRVKNQPSK
- a CDS encoding preprotein translocase subunit SecA: MESATLSPTTPDENPDRTKPTKTVRFAANILQRSHELKDLPSEDIPRLIRGLRHRVESGESFASVQDEAFTLACLSIRRTCGFDLHHVQILGASSMARHSISEMQTGEGKTLTAVLPAVLFSLAGRGVHVVTVNDYLADRDATELRPIYERLGLSVGCVTTDMEDEARRQAYSRDITYGTAKEMGFDYLRDRLRLGAELIHEETRKIFQEEGGLVQRNQFCAIVDEADSVLIDDARTPLLIGTAQPESPQRVALFRWCSRAIQKLESHKDYIADSKKRQVFLTDPGCRKVVLLGKPPLMEAVNMETIFENIERALEAYLFYQRDRHYTLHEDEVTIVDESTGRLMPGRKWQNGLHQAIEAKEHLPISSPTSDAARVTVQRFFQQYPQKCGMTGTASNAKREFRKTYRLGVQRIPTNCPCIRKGLPTRVFSTQEAKNQAVMKSLQELLQQGRAVLVGTPSVGASERLSAVLHEHQIDHEILNARYHEVEAQIVSRAGQLGAVTIATNMAGRGTDIKLSPEVQEAGGLHVIATEMHSSARIDRQLVGRCARQGDPGTFQFFLSMEDELLKNLPADRVNRIRKQASRASVGELPANWAKLFKRTQRFLERNHYKQRKQMMKHEKKQMETYRRIGLNPYLEATGG
- a CDS encoding efflux RND transporter periplasmic adaptor subunit — protein: MTMNNSKLTKILLIAFGFAISGELSIAEDRERILVDNCSIAPLNSAKIASDRPGVLELISVEEGDEVDAKQQIARLRDDVATAAVEISRKQTENDIEIRLAQKTSEVAAAELEQAVQANSDPNLQVVTRYEIRRLKLSAEQTQLQIEQAEHDFAVKKLELIESEERLKEHQILTPISGMVVRRFKTSGEAVQQGTEIAEVVNFQILKVEGFINVADSWEICQGDPVVVRLESPNLSSKIRDMTFNGNIRFIDGAVTPVTEKIRIWAEVRNEGNKLKPGLRATLEIMPSTKQTDELSE